A region from the Streptomyces tsukubensis genome encodes:
- a CDS encoding hemolysin family protein produces the protein MTEVLLLFVALLLSLACGVFVAAEFSLTTVERADLEAAAARGERGAASALKAVRGLTFQLSGAQLGITVTNLIVGMLSEPSIAKLIRGPMEDLGLSPTAASSVALVLGTAMSTVVLMVVGELVPKNWAISSPLAVAKVAAPLQRLFTAAFKPLISHLNNTANRILRRLGMEPTEELASARSPQELVALARHSAKEGALEADTAELFVRTLNLAELTAENVMTPRVQVTALEVQATAEDVANATRATGLSRFPVYRGNLDTVVGIAHIKDVLAIPAAERPRTGVSEVLREPLLVPETLTVDRLLDRLGGRSTMAVVIDEYGGTAGVATLEDIVEEVVGEVRDEHDPQETPDLAAAGLDADGRALWSADGAARTDQLERVGLKVPDGPYETLAGLIATELGRIPVEGDRMDIRGWRLDVVDASGRRAARVLLHAPLPSETEEAEGFPDRSGTAEKTAKSGKAGDTGTDSGSRRDAGEAGR, from the coding sequence ATGACCGAGGTGCTCCTCCTCTTCGTGGCGCTTCTGCTCTCCCTCGCGTGCGGTGTCTTCGTCGCGGCGGAGTTCTCTCTGACCACCGTCGAGCGCGCCGATCTCGAAGCGGCCGCGGCCCGTGGTGAGCGCGGGGCCGCCAGTGCCCTGAAGGCCGTCCGCGGCCTCACCTTCCAGCTCTCCGGCGCCCAGCTCGGCATCACCGTCACGAACCTGATCGTCGGCATGCTCTCCGAGCCGTCGATCGCCAAGCTGATCCGCGGCCCGATGGAGGATCTGGGCCTGTCGCCGACGGCCGCGTCCTCCGTGGCGCTCGTCCTCGGTACGGCCATGTCCACGGTCGTCCTGATGGTCGTGGGCGAGCTGGTCCCCAAGAACTGGGCGATTTCTTCGCCGCTCGCGGTGGCCAAGGTCGCGGCGCCCCTGCAGCGGCTGTTCACCGCCGCCTTCAAGCCGCTGATCAGCCATCTCAACAACACCGCCAACCGCATCCTGCGCCGGCTCGGCATGGAGCCGACCGAGGAGCTGGCCTCCGCGCGCAGCCCGCAGGAGCTGGTCGCGCTCGCCCGCCATTCGGCGAAGGAGGGCGCGCTGGAGGCCGATACGGCGGAGCTGTTCGTACGGACCCTGAATCTGGCCGAGCTGACCGCGGAGAACGTGATGACCCCACGGGTCCAGGTCACCGCGCTGGAGGTCCAGGCGACCGCCGAGGACGTGGCCAACGCCACCCGGGCGACCGGACTGTCCCGCTTCCCGGTCTACCGGGGCAATCTGGACACGGTCGTCGGTATCGCGCATATCAAGGACGTTCTGGCGATCCCGGCCGCCGAGCGGCCGCGCACCGGCGTCTCCGAGGTGCTGCGCGAACCCCTGCTGGTCCCCGAGACGCTGACCGTGGACCGGCTCCTGGACCGGCTCGGCGGCCGCTCCACGATGGCTGTGGTCATCGACGAGTACGGCGGCACGGCCGGTGTGGCGACGTTGGAGGACATCGTCGAGGAAGTCGTCGGCGAGGTGCGCGACGAGCACGATCCGCAGGAGACCCCCGACCTGGCCGCCGCCGGGCTCGACGCCGACGGCCGGGCCCTGTGGTCGGCGGACGGCGCCGCCCGCACCGACCAGCTCGAACGGGTCGGCCTGAAGGTGCCGGACGGTCCCTACGAGACGCTGGCCGGTCTGATCGCCACCGAGCTGGGCCGGATCCCGGTCGAGGGCGACCGGATGGACATCCGGGGCTGGCGTCTCGACGTGGTCGACGCGTCGGGCCGGCGGGCCGCGCGGGTCCTGCTGCACGCGCCGCTGCCGTCGGAGACCGAGGAGGCCGAAGGTTTCCCGGACCGGTCCGGAACGGCGGAGAAGACCGCGAAGTCCGGGAAGGCAGGCGATACCGGAACGGACAGCGGTTCGCGCCGTGACGCCGGGGAGGCCGGACGATGA
- a CDS encoding GntR family transcriptional regulator, which translates to MGTTHLETVPEPKYWHLKNVIGEALDSDFAVGEILPNERELAARFGVARATLRQALEQLELEGRLQRRRGVGTTVAPPRLGVDVSTNQHTGPGAAQDAWQAFDCDKVVPPPAVSRALGTAAGEETYALRRLRGTHGQPLAAELLYVPAASVPELTAIDAPSGAARARCVLRELQRLDLDGQDRAVELGSARADDARELDRLPGSPVLVVTTRYLCQGRTVAVSVATYRADTCKLTFGDSGDVRISHHGEERRAS; encoded by the coding sequence GTGGGGACCACGCATCTGGAGACTGTGCCGGAGCCTAAGTACTGGCACCTGAAGAACGTGATCGGCGAAGCCCTCGATTCGGACTTCGCGGTAGGAGAGATCCTGCCCAACGAACGTGAGCTGGCCGCCCGTTTCGGGGTGGCCCGGGCCACGCTCCGCCAGGCCCTCGAACAACTCGAACTCGAAGGACGGCTCCAGCGCCGTCGCGGCGTCGGCACCACGGTCGCCCCGCCGCGGCTCGGTGTGGACGTCTCCACCAACCAGCACACCGGCCCCGGTGCCGCCCAGGACGCCTGGCAGGCGTTCGACTGCGACAAGGTGGTGCCGCCCCCGGCCGTCTCCCGCGCTCTGGGAACGGCGGCGGGGGAGGAGACGTACGCCCTGCGCAGGCTGCGCGGTACCCACGGGCAGCCGCTCGCGGCGGAACTGCTCTACGTTCCCGCCGCGTCCGTCCCCGAACTGACCGCCATAGACGCTCCGTCCGGTGCGGCCCGGGCCCGCTGCGTGCTGCGCGAACTGCAGCGCCTCGACCTCGACGGTCAGGACCGTGCGGTCGAACTGGGCTCGGCGCGTGCCGACGACGCCCGGGAGCTGGACCGGCTGCCCGGCTCGCCGGTCCTGGTGGTCACGACCCGCTACCTCTGCCAGGGGCGTACGGTCGCGGTCTCCGTCGCCACCTACCGGGCGGACACCTGCAAGCTGACCTTCGGCGACTCCGGCGACGTCCGGATCAGCCACCACGGTGAGGAGCGCAGGGCCTCCTGA
- the mug gene encoding G/U mismatch-specific DNA glycosylase, producing MSVPLPSPEELRAARDGLVDDVVAPGLSVLFCGINPSLMSAVTGHHFARPGNRFWPVLRLSGFTPRQLAPAEQHLLLAYGLGITNVVARATARADEVDAAEFREGGRLLRAKVARLRPRWLAVVGITAYRTAFAEPKAVIGPQERTFGGTGIWVLPNPSGLNAHWSARSMAEEYGRLRAAALAEPGRREP from the coding sequence GTGTCCGTGCCGCTGCCGTCGCCCGAGGAGCTCCGGGCCGCCCGTGACGGGCTCGTCGACGATGTCGTCGCGCCCGGGCTCTCCGTGCTGTTCTGCGGGATCAACCCGAGTCTGATGTCGGCGGTGACCGGACACCACTTCGCCCGCCCCGGGAACCGGTTCTGGCCGGTGCTCCGGCTGTCGGGTTTCACCCCCCGGCAGCTGGCACCGGCGGAACAGCACCTGCTGCTTGCGTACGGTCTGGGGATCACCAATGTCGTGGCGCGGGCGACGGCCCGCGCCGACGAGGTGGACGCGGCCGAATTCCGCGAGGGCGGACGGCTGCTGCGGGCCAAGGTGGCGCGGCTGCGGCCGCGCTGGCTGGCGGTGGTCGGGATCACCGCGTACCGCACGGCCTTCGCCGAGCCGAAAGCCGTGATCGGCCCGCAGGAGCGGACGTTCGGCGGGACGGGGATCTGGGTGCTGCCCAATCCGAGCGGGCTGAACGCGCACTGGAGCGCGCGGAGCATGGCGGAGGAGTACGGGCGGCTCCGGGCGGCGGCCCTTGCGGAGCCGGGCCGGAGGGAGCCGTGA
- the purB gene encoding adenylosuccinate lyase: MTALSAKPRIPNVLAGRYASTELAALWSPEQKVKLERQLWLAVLRAQRDLGIDVPESAVADYERVLDRVDLGSIAERERVTRHDVKARIEEFNALAGHEQIHKGMTSRDLTENVEQLQIRLSLELVRDRTVAVLARLGKLAGEHAELVMAGRSHNVAAQATTLGKRFATAADELLVAFGRLEQLIARYPLRGIKGPVGTAQDMLDLLGGEEDKLAELEQRVAGHLGFARAFTSVGQVYPRSLDYDVVTALVQIAAGPSSLAKTVRLMAGHELVTEGFKPGQVGSSAMPHKMNTRSCERVNGLMVILRGYASMTGELAGDQWNEGDVSCSVVRRVALPDAFFALDGLLETFLTVLDEFGAFPAVIARELDRYLPFLATTKVLMGAVRAGVGREEAHEVIKEHAVASALAMRERGAERNELLDRLAADERIPLDRAALDALMADRLSFTGAAAAQVAEVAARVEDVVKRYPDAAGYAPGAIL, translated from the coding sequence GTGACTGCTCTGTCTGCGAAGCCCCGCATCCCCAATGTCCTGGCCGGCCGCTATGCCTCCACCGAACTGGCCGCCCTGTGGTCCCCCGAGCAGAAGGTGAAGCTGGAGCGGCAGCTCTGGCTCGCGGTGCTGCGCGCCCAGCGCGATCTCGGCATCGACGTCCCCGAGTCCGCCGTCGCCGACTACGAGCGGGTCCTCGACCGGGTCGACCTGGGGTCGATCGCCGAACGCGAGCGGGTCACCCGCCACGATGTGAAGGCACGCATCGAGGAGTTCAACGCCCTCGCGGGCCATGAGCAGATCCACAAGGGCATGACCTCCCGGGATCTCACGGAGAACGTGGAGCAGCTCCAGATCCGGCTCTCCCTGGAGCTGGTGCGGGACCGCACGGTCGCCGTGCTGGCCCGGCTCGGAAAACTGGCCGGGGAGCACGCCGAGCTGGTGATGGCGGGCCGCTCGCACAACGTCGCCGCGCAGGCGACGACGCTCGGGAAGCGGTTCGCGACCGCCGCCGACGAGCTGCTGGTGGCCTTCGGACGGCTGGAGCAGCTGATCGCCCGCTACCCGCTGCGCGGGATCAAGGGCCCGGTCGGCACCGCCCAGGACATGCTGGACCTGCTCGGCGGCGAGGAGGACAAGCTGGCGGAGCTGGAGCAGCGCGTCGCCGGCCATCTGGGCTTCGCCCGGGCGTTCACCTCGGTGGGGCAGGTCTACCCACGCTCCCTGGACTACGACGTGGTCACGGCGCTCGTCCAGATCGCCGCCGGGCCGTCGTCGCTGGCGAAGACGGTCCGGCTGATGGCCGGGCACGAGCTGGTCACCGAGGGCTTCAAGCCCGGCCAGGTCGGTTCTTCGGCAATGCCGCACAAGATGAACACCCGCTCCTGCGAGCGCGTCAACGGGCTGATGGTCATCCTCCGCGGCTACGCCTCGATGACCGGCGAGCTGGCGGGCGACCAGTGGAACGAGGGCGACGTCTCCTGCTCGGTGGTGCGCCGGGTGGCCCTGCCGGACGCCTTCTTCGCCCTCGACGGCCTGCTGGAGACCTTCCTGACGGTGCTGGACGAGTTCGGCGCCTTCCCGGCCGTGATCGCCCGTGAGCTGGACCGCTATCTGCCGTTCCTGGCCACCACGAAGGTCCTGATGGGTGCGGTACGCGCCGGAGTGGGCCGCGAGGAGGCGCACGAGGTCATCAAGGAGCACGCGGTGGCGTCGGCGCTGGCGATGCGGGAGCGGGGCGCCGAGCGGAACGAGCTGCTGGACCGGCTGGCGGCGGACGAGCGGATTCCACTGGACCGTGCGGCGCTGGACGCGCTGATGGCGGACCGGCTCTCCTTCACGGGTGCGGCGGCCGCGCAGGTGGCCGAGGTGGCCGCCCGGGTCGAGGACGTCGTCAAGCGGTATCCGGACGCCGCCGGGTACGCCCCCGGCGCGATTCTCTGA
- a CDS encoding class I SAM-dependent methyltransferase, with product MPLRRTTAPPRDAGVDHPLFSRFYVRFAGRLDTRAGVAAHRRELLDGLSGRVVEIGAGNGLNFAHYPRAVSEVVAIEPERTLRAAALEAARRAGVPVDVVPGTAEALPVKSEAFDAAVVSLVLCSVRDVPRALAELRRVLRPGGELRFFEHGRAGTAGRLRVQRALDATVWPRLFGNCHTARDPLAELSAAGFELGAYRRLTVPDGGPTLPTSPCVLGVARRPFPPPEDPPEDRPEGAPPGGSVPQP from the coding sequence ATGCCCCTGCGCAGAACGACAGCTCCGCCCCGGGACGCCGGCGTCGATCATCCGCTCTTCTCCCGTTTCTACGTCCGCTTCGCCGGCCGTCTCGACACCCGCGCCGGTGTCGCGGCCCATCGGCGGGAGCTGCTGGACGGGCTCTCCGGCCGGGTCGTCGAGATCGGCGCGGGCAACGGTCTGAACTTCGCGCACTATCCGCGGGCCGTATCGGAGGTCGTGGCGATCGAACCGGAACGCACCCTGCGGGCCGCGGCGCTGGAGGCCGCGCGGCGGGCCGGGGTGCCGGTCGACGTGGTCCCGGGCACGGCGGAGGCGCTGCCGGTGAAGTCGGAGGCGTTCGACGCCGCGGTGGTGTCCCTGGTGCTCTGCTCCGTACGGGATGTGCCACGGGCCCTCGCGGAGCTGCGGCGGGTGCTGCGGCCCGGGGGCGAGCTGCGGTTCTTCGAGCACGGGCGGGCCGGAACCGCGGGGCGGTTGCGGGTGCAGCGGGCGCTGGACGCGACGGTGTGGCCCCGGCTGTTCGGGAACTGCCACACGGCCCGCGATCCGCTCGCGGAGCTGTCGGCCGCCGGGTTCGAGCTCGGCGCGTACCGCCGGCTGACGGTCCCCGACGGCGGTCCCACCCTCCCGACGTCGCCGTGTGTCCTGGGCGTGGCCCGCCGTCCGTTCCCGCCCCCGGAGGACCCTCCGGAGGACCGTCCGGAGGGCGCACCGCCCGGCGGCTCGGTGCCGCAGCCCTGA
- the bioD gene encoding dethiobiotin synthase yields the protein MTPGVVIVSGTGTEIGKTVVTAAVAALARARGVGVAVVKPAQTGVGPDEPGDVGEVARLAGPVHGVELARYPEPLAPATAARRAGAPAVRPRDAADAVAKAAVEHGLVLVEGAGGLLVRFDDDGGTLADTAALLDAPVLLVAPAGLGTLNGVALTAEVLRARGVGLLGVVVGSWPGCPDLAARCNLTDLPAVAGAPLLGAVPEGAGGLSPAVFRRRAADWLAPELGGRWDAAAFTAAAG from the coding sequence ATGACGCCGGGAGTGGTGATCGTCTCCGGGACGGGCACCGAGATCGGGAAGACCGTGGTCACGGCCGCGGTCGCCGCGCTGGCCCGGGCCCGGGGAGTGGGCGTCGCGGTGGTGAAGCCCGCGCAGACCGGTGTCGGACCGGACGAGCCGGGCGATGTCGGCGAGGTGGCGCGGCTTGCGGGCCCGGTGCACGGGGTCGAACTGGCGCGCTATCCGGAGCCGCTGGCGCCGGCGACGGCGGCCCGGCGCGCCGGGGCCCCGGCCGTACGGCCCCGGGACGCGGCCGACGCGGTGGCGAAGGCCGCCGTGGAACACGGCCTGGTGCTGGTGGAGGGTGCGGGCGGGCTGCTCGTCAGGTTCGACGACGACGGGGGCACGCTCGCGGACACGGCCGCCCTGCTGGACGCCCCGGTGCTGCTCGTCGCGCCTGCCGGGCTCGGCACCCTCAACGGGGTGGCGCTGACGGCCGAGGTGCTGCGCGCCCGCGGTGTCGGCCTGCTCGGTGTGGTCGTCGGCAGCTGGCCCGGGTGCCCGGATCTGGCGGCCCGCTGCAATCTGACGGACCTGCCTGCGGTCGCGGGCGCACCGCTGCTCGGCGCGGTTCCCGAGGGCGCGGGCGGTCTGTCCCCCGCGGTCTTCCGGCGGCGGGCGGCGGACTGGCTGGCGCCGGAGCTGGGCGGGCGCTGGGACGCGGCGGCCTTCACCGCTGCCGCGGGGTGA
- a CDS encoding hemolysin family protein, giving the protein MTAIQLLIGLATLVVNAFFVGAEFAMISVRRSQIEPEAEAGNRRAKSVLWGLEHVSALLATAQLGITLCTLVLGIVAEPAIEHLLSPVLHSMGVPEGLIHPISFVIALSLATYLHMLLGEMVPKNIALAEPTRSALILGPPLVAVARALRPVIFTINAFANTLLRLLKVETKDEVAATFSDDELARMVNDSGDAGLLDDRAAERLRDALELGRRPVRDVVMPAERVVYAQAGTTPEQLELLSAQSGYSRFPVIDAGRSILGYLHVKDALDAVPRDVPFPATAMRPIARVRAATPLDDVLTAMQRSGTHLAAVQNEDGAPEGLVTMEDVLRELVGRTD; this is encoded by the coding sequence ATGACCGCCATCCAGTTGCTCATCGGTCTGGCGACCCTGGTCGTCAACGCCTTCTTCGTGGGTGCCGAGTTCGCCATGATCTCGGTGCGCCGCAGCCAGATCGAACCCGAGGCGGAGGCGGGCAACCGCCGCGCCAAGAGCGTCCTGTGGGGACTGGAGCACGTGTCGGCGCTGCTGGCCACGGCCCAGCTCGGCATCACGCTCTGCACCCTGGTCCTCGGTATCGTCGCCGAGCCCGCGATCGAACACCTGCTGTCGCCGGTCCTCCACTCGATGGGCGTGCCGGAGGGTCTGATCCACCCGATCTCGTTCGTGATCGCCCTGTCGCTCGCAACGTATCTGCACATGCTCCTCGGCGAGATGGTGCCGAAGAACATCGCCCTGGCGGAACCGACCCGCAGCGCGCTGATCCTCGGCCCGCCGCTGGTCGCGGTGGCCCGGGCGCTGCGTCCGGTGATCTTCACGATCAACGCCTTCGCCAACACCCTGCTGCGGCTGCTGAAGGTGGAGACGAAGGACGAGGTCGCGGCAACCTTCTCGGACGACGAGCTGGCCCGTATGGTCAACGACTCCGGCGATGCCGGACTGCTCGACGACCGGGCCGCCGAGCGGCTGCGGGACGCCCTGGAGCTGGGCCGGCGCCCGGTCCGGGACGTGGTGATGCCCGCGGAGCGGGTCGTGTACGCACAGGCCGGGACGACTCCGGAGCAGCTGGAGCTGCTGTCGGCGCAGTCCGGGTACTCCCGCTTCCCGGTGATCGACGCGGGCCGCAGCATCCTCGGCTACCTCCATGTCAAGGACGCCCTGGACGCGGTGCCGCGCGATGTGCCGTTCCCGGCGACGGCCATGCGGCCGATCGCCCGGGTCCGGGCGGCGACGCCGCTGGACGACGTGCTGACGGCGATGCAGCGCAGCGGTACGCATCTGGCCGCCGTGCAGAACGAGGACGGTGCCCCGGAGGGCCTGGTCACCATGGAGGACGTGCTGCGCGAGCTGGTGGGCCGCACGGACTGA
- a CDS encoding adenosylmethionine--8-amino-7-oxononanoate transaminase, with amino-acid sequence MPELPVPELLALDRAHVWHPYAPMPGRTDPLVVASASGVRLRLAEPAHGRHELIDGMSSWWSALHGYNHPVLNEAARGQLDRMSHVMFGGLTHEPAVRLAARLVEITPEPLRHVFLSDSGSVSVEVAVKMCLQYWRSAGRPAKQRLLTWRGGYHGDTWQPMSVCDPDGGMHQLWSGVLPEQIFADAPPAGYDAYDETYADHLRDMVARHADETAAVIVEPVVQNAGGMRFHSPAYLRVLREACDEHGVLLVFDEIATGFGRTGTLFAAGHAGVSPDVMCLGKALTGGYLSMAATLCTPEVAEGISRGEFPVLAHGPTFMANPLAASVAHASIGLLLDQDWAFEVKRIETGLREGLAPAVELPGVTGVRVLGAIGVVQLDHPVDMAAATAAAVRAGVWLRPFRDLVYVMPPFVTGDEDLGTLCDAVLAAAAAG; translated from the coding sequence ATGCCTGAGCTGCCGGTACCGGAGCTGCTCGCGCTCGACCGGGCGCACGTCTGGCATCCGTACGCCCCGATGCCCGGCCGTACCGACCCCCTGGTCGTCGCTTCCGCTTCGGGGGTACGGCTGCGGCTCGCCGAACCGGCGCACGGCCGGCACGAACTGATCGACGGCATGTCGTCCTGGTGGTCCGCGCTGCACGGCTACAACCACCCGGTGCTCAACGAGGCCGCGCGCGGCCAGCTGGACCGGATGAGCCATGTGATGTTCGGCGGACTCACCCACGAGCCCGCCGTACGGCTGGCGGCCCGGCTCGTGGAGATCACCCCCGAGCCGCTGCGCCATGTCTTCCTCAGCGATTCGGGCTCCGTCTCCGTCGAGGTCGCGGTGAAGATGTGCCTCCAGTACTGGCGCTCGGCCGGGCGGCCCGCCAAACAGCGGCTGCTGACCTGGCGCGGCGGCTACCACGGCGACACCTGGCAGCCGATGTCGGTGTGCGACCCCGACGGCGGGATGCACCAGCTCTGGTCGGGCGTACTGCCGGAGCAGATATTCGCCGACGCGCCCCCCGCCGGATACGACGCCTACGACGAGACGTACGCCGACCATCTGCGGGACATGGTGGCCCGGCACGCCGACGAGACGGCGGCGGTCATCGTCGAACCGGTGGTGCAGAACGCGGGCGGGATGCGCTTCCACTCGCCCGCCTACCTCCGGGTGCTGCGGGAGGCCTGTGACGAGCACGGGGTACTGCTGGTCTTCGACGAGATCGCCACGGGCTTCGGCCGCACCGGGACGCTCTTCGCGGCCGGTCACGCGGGCGTATCGCCCGATGTGATGTGCCTGGGCAAGGCGCTCACCGGCGGCTATCTCTCCATGGCCGCGACGCTGTGCACCCCGGAGGTCGCCGAGGGGATCTCGCGCGGCGAGTTCCCCGTACTGGCGCACGGGCCCACGTTCATGGCCAATCCCCTGGCCGCCTCGGTCGCGCACGCGTCGATCGGCCTGCTGCTGGACCAGGACTGGGCGTTCGAGGTCAAGCGCATCGAGACCGGTCTGCGGGAGGGCCTGGCGCCGGCCGTGGAGCTGCCGGGGGTCACCGGCGTCCGGGTGCTCGGCGCGATCGGGGTCGTCCAGCTCGACCATCCGGTGGACATGGCGGCCGCCACGGCCGCGGCGGTCCGCGCGGGTGTGTGGCTGCGGCCGTTCCGGGACCTGGTGTACGTGATGCCGCCGTTCGTGACGGGCGACGAGGATCTGGGCACGTTGTGCGATGCGGTCCTCGCGGCCGCCGCCGCGGGATGA
- a CDS encoding ROK family transcriptional regulator — protein MGRLTGGDPSLLRRINSAVVLHALRGAGSPTLTDLTRVTGLSRPTVEGVIEGLIEAGLVAESVPEEGGTRRQGRPARRFRFRVEAGHLLGIEIGPHRVAALVSGLDGRIIGAASRDVSDTASADDRLDRVRVVTADVLRRTGVSRSNLRAVGVACPGIVETDGTVRLGVALPGWTGLALGQRIQRSFRCPVLVENDANAAVVAEHWKGVAKDCDDVVFVLAGLSPGAGSLINGRLHRGFGGAAGEIGALHLLGRQLRPERLLSRTDEPLHPLDEQAVTEVFAMAKKGDARAQAAVDRYVQRLVHDVAALALALDPELVVIGGWAAGLDGVLEPLRNELSRYCLRPPRVVLSLLREAAVATGALRIALDHAEEELFAVEGTAARD, from the coding sequence GTGGGGCGGCTGACCGGCGGAGATCCGTCCTTGCTGCGGCGGATCAACTCCGCGGTGGTACTCCACGCGCTCCGGGGCGCGGGTTCGCCCACGCTCACGGACCTGACCCGGGTGACGGGTCTGTCCCGGCCCACGGTCGAGGGCGTGATCGAAGGACTCATCGAGGCGGGCCTGGTCGCCGAGAGCGTGCCCGAGGAGGGCGGTACCAGACGGCAGGGCCGGCCGGCCCGGCGGTTCCGGTTCCGGGTCGAGGCGGGCCATCTGCTCGGTATCGAGATCGGACCGCACCGGGTGGCCGCCCTGGTCTCCGGGCTCGACGGACGGATCATCGGTGCGGCGTCGCGCGATGTGTCGGACACCGCGTCCGCGGACGACCGGCTGGACCGGGTCCGGGTCGTGACCGCCGATGTGCTGCGGCGTACGGGGGTCTCCCGGTCCAATCTGCGGGCCGTCGGGGTGGCCTGCCCCGGGATCGTCGAAACCGACGGAACGGTTCGCCTGGGGGTCGCGCTGCCGGGCTGGACGGGGCTGGCGCTGGGCCAGCGCATCCAGCGCTCGTTCCGCTGCCCGGTCCTGGTGGAGAACGACGCGAACGCGGCGGTCGTCGCCGAGCACTGGAAGGGCGTCGCAAAGGACTGCGACGACGTGGTGTTCGTCCTCGCGGGGCTGAGCCCGGGGGCCGGTTCGCTGATCAACGGACGGCTGCACCGGGGCTTCGGCGGGGCCGCCGGGGAGATCGGAGCACTGCATCTCCTCGGCCGGCAACTGCGGCCGGAGCGGCTGCTGTCGCGGACCGACGAGCCGCTGCACCCGCTGGACGAACAGGCCGTCACCGAGGTGTTCGCGATGGCCAAGAAGGGCGATGCCCGGGCCCAGGCCGCCGTCGACCGCTATGTCCAGCGGCTGGTCCACGATGTGGCGGCGCTGGCGCTGGCGCTCGACCCGGAGCTGGTGGTGATCGGCGGCTGGGCGGCCGGTCTCGACGGGGTACTGGAGCCGCTGCGCAACGAGCTGTCGCGGTACTGCCTGCGCCCGCCGAGGGTCGTGCTCTCGCTGCTGCGGGAGGCCGCGGTGGCCACCGGGGCGCTCCGGATAGCGCTCGACCACGCCGAGGAGGAGCTGTTCGCGGTGGAGGGTACGGCGGCGCGCGACTGA
- a CDS encoding SGNH/GDSL hydrolase family protein, translating to METNADCRSLVAVGDSFTEGMSDLLPDGSYRGWADLLAARLAARSPGFRYANLAVRGKLLGQIVQEQVGPAAAMRADLVTFVGGLNDVLRPRIDMGRVHALLEEAVETLAPSCRQLVLMHSPGRYGPLLDAGRPRMEELYAHLDALAARHGALVVDLYGTPVLGDPRLWDADRLHLTSEGHRRVAEAVWQVLGLPAEDDWQAPLPTADPARWGARRAADLRFARRHLAPWIGRRLTGRSSGDGRPAKRPELLPYDPGSGTP from the coding sequence ATGGAGACGAATGCCGACTGCAGGAGCCTGGTCGCGGTGGGCGACTCCTTCACCGAAGGCATGTCGGACCTGCTGCCCGACGGGTCGTACCGCGGCTGGGCCGATCTGCTGGCCGCCCGGCTCGCCGCCCGCTCCCCCGGTTTCCGGTACGCCAATCTCGCGGTGCGCGGCAAACTCCTGGGCCAGATCGTCCAGGAGCAGGTCGGCCCCGCCGCGGCGATGCGCGCCGACCTGGTGACCTTCGTCGGCGGCCTCAACGACGTGCTGCGCCCCCGGATCGACATGGGCCGGGTCCATGCCCTGCTGGAGGAGGCGGTGGAGACGCTGGCCCCCTCCTGCCGGCAGCTGGTCCTGATGCACAGCCCCGGCCGGTACGGGCCGCTGCTGGACGCGGGCCGTCCGCGGATGGAGGAGCTGTACGCCCATCTGGACGCGCTGGCCGCCCGCCACGGCGCGCTCGTGGTGGATCTGTACGGCACCCCGGTGCTCGGGGACCCCCGGCTGTGGGACGCCGACCGGCTGCATCTGACGTCCGAGGGCCACCGGAGGGTCGCCGAGGCGGTCTGGCAGGTCCTCGGGCTGCCCGCGGAGGACGACTGGCAGGCACCGCTGCCGACCGCGGACCCGGCCCGGTGGGGCGCCCGGCGGGCGGCGGACCTGCGCTTCGCCCGGCGCCATCTCGCCCCGTGGATCGGCCGCCGGCTGACCGGCCGCTCCTCCGGCGACGGCCGCCCCGCCAAACGCCCCGAGCTGCTTCCGTACGACCCCGGGAGCGGGACGCCCTGA
- a CDS encoding GNAT family N-acetyltransferase: MSDLRIHTRTARADEAGAVLSFWKEAAEGTSITDDTDGVVALITRDPDALILAETEDGTLVGSVIAGYDGWRCSLYRLAVLPAYRRRGIASVLLTAAERRFDAVGGRRGDAMVLESNEPAHRAWAAAGYHREDHWRRWVKPLDRQRSTV, translated from the coding sequence ATGAGCGACCTGCGCATACACACCCGTACCGCCCGTGCCGACGAGGCCGGGGCCGTCCTCTCCTTCTGGAAGGAGGCGGCGGAGGGAACCAGCATCACCGACGACACCGACGGTGTCGTCGCGCTGATCACGCGCGACCCCGATGCGCTGATCCTCGCCGAGACGGAGGACGGCACGCTGGTGGGTTCGGTGATCGCCGGGTACGACGGCTGGCGCTGCTCCCTCTACCGGCTCGCGGTGCTGCCCGCGTACCGCAGGCGGGGAATCGCATCGGTGCTGCTCACGGCCGCCGAGCGGCGGTTCGACGCCGTCGGCGGGCGGCGCGGGGACGCCATGGTGCTGGAGAGCAACGAGCCCGCCCACCGGGCGTGGGCGGCCGCCGGATACCACCGCGAGGACCACTGGCGGCGCTGGGTGAAGCCGCTCGACCGGCAGCGGAGCACCGTCTGA